One part of the Salmo salar chromosome ssa10, Ssal_v3.1, whole genome shotgun sequence genome encodes these proteins:
- the LOC106561401 gene encoding protein MTSS 2 isoform X2, whose product MESVEKECGALGGLFQAIVNDMKSSYPVWEDFSAKATKLHSQLRTTVLAIVTFLDAFQKVADMATNSRVFLLSPGGTRDIGSALTRMCMRHRSIETKLRHFTNALMEGLVTPLQDRIEEWKKTAYLLDKDHAKEYKRSRQEIKRKSSDTMKLQKKARKELLGRGNLRPQLDSAMQDVNDLYLLMGETEKQAVRRALLEERGRYCSFINLLQPVVNGEIAMLGEITHLQAIVDDLTVLTEDPHKLPPASEQVIGDLKGSDYSWSYQTPPSSPSSAASRKSSMCSILQMPSSAAHRLSSVSSHDSGFMSQDANTHSKPLSPMPSVITSQTTSSASSEASEPCQSVSECNSPAAFGSCSSFGTFRSTLSYTGSVRPLSSILPGSPTFNRSPGSNTPAPTSKVPSWKDWSKTSTYEPLLATTLQRRRESLDRMREQEVPSSPKGFSGMHPDTPDTHRSILAQAAIATAKHSGEAMSPAASTLAMVLIRGLSVEHQKNSRESLQYSSGYSTQTNTPSCSEDTIPSQGSDYECYSLNGDAGTSREADFDKSSTIPRHSNIAQNYRRMIQTKRPASTAGLPAGVSPPGGTHGETAGGDGGRGGGHGAITSGTATIRRTPSSKTGVRRTPSTSGPISIRPPIVPVKTPTVPDSPSYSPGYSLSPTQKRMGSDEYLYADETPPSALEYMKVSPKLTSLPDTSTWGSEGGLERSIYAQQPPSMAGLSPEEDSQLAVNRHSLVEKIGELAASAHALGEGQFPFPPLDPLPVNPVGTNSVPQYPQHLPPKPQEGVDMLVSIRRGVRLRKAVSNDRSAPRILQDTAAASRILP is encoded by the exons ATGGAGTCAGTGGAAAAGGAGTGTGGAGCGTTGGGTGGATTATTCCAAGCTATCGTCAACGACATGAAG AGTTCATATCCAGTGTGGGAAGACTTCAGTGCCAAGGCCACTAAACTACACTCCCAACTCAG GACTACAGTTCTGGCAATAGTGACATTTCTAGATGCCTTTCAGAAGGTGGCAGACATGGCGACCAACTCAAGAG tcttcctcctctctccaggtggCACCAGGGACATAGGTTCAGCTCTGACCAGGATGTGCATGAGACACCGCAGCATTGAGACTAAATTACGCCACTTCACCAA TGCTCTTATGGAAGGCCTAGTCACTCCTCTCCAGGATAGGATAGAGGAATGGAAGAAGACAGCTTACCTGCTGGACAAAGACCACGCCAAAG aaTACAAGCGGTCTCGTCAGGAGATAAAGAGGAAGTCCTCAGACACTATGAAGCTCCAAAAGAAAGCCAGGAAAG AGCTTTTAG GCCGGGGGAACCTGCGTCCCCAGCTGGACAGTGCCATGCAGGACGTCAATGACCTCTACCTGCtgatgggggagacagagaagcaGGCAGTGCGCCGGGCCCTCCTGGAGGAGAGGGGGCGCTACTGTTCCTTCATCAACCTTCTGCAGCCTGTGGTG AATGGAGAGATAGCCATGCTGGGAGAGATCACTCACCTGCAGGCCATTGTTGATGACCTCACAGTGCTGACTGAAGACCCGCACAAACTGCCCCCGGCTAGTGAGCAG gtgATTGGGGACTTGAAGGGTTCAGACTACAGTTGGTCCTATCagacccctccctcctctcccagcagtgCTGCTTCCAGGAAGAGCAGTATGTGCAGTATCCTCCAGATGCCCAGCTCCGCTGCCCACCGCCTCAGCAGTGTCTCCTCCCACGACTCAGGGTTCATGTCTCAGGATGCCAACACCCATTCCAAGCCCCTCTCACCCATGCCCTCTGTCATCACCAGCCAG ACCACCAGCTCAGCCTCTTCTGAGGCATCAGAACCCTGCCAGTCTGTCAGCGAGTGCAACTCTCCCGCTGCG TTTGGCTCATGCTCATCCTTCGGTACCTTCCGCTCCACTCTCTCTTACACTGGCTCCGTCAGGCCTCTCTCTAGCATACTTCCTGGGTCCCCCACATTTAACCGCTCTCCTGGATCCAACACCCCCGCACCCACATCAAAAGTTCCTAGCTGGAAG GATTGGTCCAAAACGAGTACCTATGAGCCCTTATTGGCTACCACGCTGCAGCGAAGGAGAGAGTCATTGGACAGGATGAGGGAGCAGGAGGTTCCTTCCAGTCCTAAAGGGTTCTCTGGGATGCATCCAGACACCCCAGACACTCATAGGTCCATTCTAGCCCAAGCTGCCATAGCCACAGCCAAG cacAGCGGTGAGGCCATGTCCCCAGCAGCCAGTACACTAGCCATGGTGCTGATCCGGGGTCTCAGTGTAGAGCATCAAAAGAATAGCAGGgaatctctgcagtactccagtgGTTACAGCACCCAGACCAACACACCATCCTGTTCAGAGGACACCatcccctcacagg GGTCGGACTATGAGTGCTACTCTCTGAACGGGGATGCTGGCACCAGCAGGGAGGCTGACTTCGACAAGTCCTCCACTATCCCCCGCCACAGCAACATCGCACAGAACTACCGCCGCATGATCCAAACCAAGAGGCCTGCTAGCACCGCTGGGCTGCCGGCCGGAGTGAGCCCTCCTGGGGGTACGCATGGAGAGACTGCAGGGGGTGATGGAGGTCGTGGCGGGGGGCATGGAGCCATCACCTCTGGAACAGCCACCATCCGCCGAACCCCCTCCTCCAAAACGGGAGTGAGACGTACCCCTTCCACCTCGGGCCCCATCTCCATCCGCCCCCCCATCGTTCCAGTCAAGACCCCCACTGTGCCAGACTCTCCAAGCTACTCCCCTGGCTACTCCCTCAGCCCCACCCAAAAGCGCATGGGCAGTGATGAGTACCTGTATGCAGATGAGACTCCACCCAGTGCCCTGGAGTACATGAAGGTCTCCCCCAAGCTAACGAGTCTGCCTGACACCAGCACCTGGGGCTCCGAAGGGGGGCTGGAACGAAGCATCTATGCCCAGCAGCCCCCTAGCATGGCTGGCCTCAGCCCAGAGGAAGACTCCCAGCTGGCCGTCAACCGCCACAGCCTGGTGGAGAAGATAGGAGAGCTGGCGGCCAGTGCCCACGCCCTTGGTGAGGGTCAGTTCCCTTTCCCCCCTCTGGACCCTCTGCCAGTGAACCCAGTCGGGACAAACTCTGTACCCCAATACCCACAACACCTACCCCCCAAGCCCCAGGAGGGAGTGGACATGCTGGTGTCCATACGGAGGGGTGTGAGGCTTCGCAAGGCGGTCTCCAATGACAGATCAGCCCCTAGGATACTCCAGGATACTGCCGCAGCCTCCAGGATACTGCCATAG
- the LOC106561401 gene encoding protein MTSS 2 isoform X6 produces the protein MESVEKECGALGGLFQAIVNDMKSSYPVWEDFSAKATKLHSQLRTTVLAIVTFLDAFQKVADMATNSRVFLLSPGGTRDIGSALTRMCMRHRSIETKLRHFTNALMEGLVTPLQDRIEEWKKTAYLLDKDHAKEYKRSRQEIKRKSSDTMKLQKKARKELLGRGNLRPQLDSAMQDVNDLYLLMGETEKQAVRRALLEERGRYCSFINLLQPVVNGEIAMLGEITHLQAIVDDLTVLTEDPHKLPPASEQVIGDLKGSDYSWSYQTPPSSPSSAASRKSSMCSILQMPSSAAHRLSSVSSHDSGFMSQDANTHSKPLSPMPSVITSQKTTSSASSEASEPCQSVSECNSPAADWSKTSTYEPLLATTLQRRRESLDRMREQEVPSSPKGFSGMHPDTPDTHRSILAQAAIATAKHSGEAMSPAASTLAMVLIRGLSVEHQKNSRESLQYSSGYSTQTNTPSCSEDTIPSQGSDYECYSLNGDAGTSREADFDKSSTIPRHSNIAQNYRRMIQTKRPASTAGLPAGVSPPGGTHGETAGGDGGRGGGHGAITSGTATIRRTPSSKTGVRRTPSTSGPISIRPPIVPVKTPTVPDSPSYSPGYSLSPTQKRMGSDEYLYADETPPSALEYMKVSPKLTSLPDTSTWGSEGGLERSIYAQQPPSMAGLSPEEDSQLAVNRHSLVEKIGELAASAHALGEGQFPFPPLDPLPVNPVGTNSVPQYPQHLPPKPQEGVDMLVSIRRGVRLRKAVSNDRSAPRILQDTAAASRILP, from the exons ATGGAGTCAGTGGAAAAGGAGTGTGGAGCGTTGGGTGGATTATTCCAAGCTATCGTCAACGACATGAAG AGTTCATATCCAGTGTGGGAAGACTTCAGTGCCAAGGCCACTAAACTACACTCCCAACTCAG GACTACAGTTCTGGCAATAGTGACATTTCTAGATGCCTTTCAGAAGGTGGCAGACATGGCGACCAACTCAAGAG tcttcctcctctctccaggtggCACCAGGGACATAGGTTCAGCTCTGACCAGGATGTGCATGAGACACCGCAGCATTGAGACTAAATTACGCCACTTCACCAA TGCTCTTATGGAAGGCCTAGTCACTCCTCTCCAGGATAGGATAGAGGAATGGAAGAAGACAGCTTACCTGCTGGACAAAGACCACGCCAAAG aaTACAAGCGGTCTCGTCAGGAGATAAAGAGGAAGTCCTCAGACACTATGAAGCTCCAAAAGAAAGCCAGGAAAG AGCTTTTAG GCCGGGGGAACCTGCGTCCCCAGCTGGACAGTGCCATGCAGGACGTCAATGACCTCTACCTGCtgatgggggagacagagaagcaGGCAGTGCGCCGGGCCCTCCTGGAGGAGAGGGGGCGCTACTGTTCCTTCATCAACCTTCTGCAGCCTGTGGTG AATGGAGAGATAGCCATGCTGGGAGAGATCACTCACCTGCAGGCCATTGTTGATGACCTCACAGTGCTGACTGAAGACCCGCACAAACTGCCCCCGGCTAGTGAGCAG gtgATTGGGGACTTGAAGGGTTCAGACTACAGTTGGTCCTATCagacccctccctcctctcccagcagtgCTGCTTCCAGGAAGAGCAGTATGTGCAGTATCCTCCAGATGCCCAGCTCCGCTGCCCACCGCCTCAGCAGTGTCTCCTCCCACGACTCAGGGTTCATGTCTCAGGATGCCAACACCCATTCCAAGCCCCTCTCACCCATGCCCTCTGTCATCACCAGCCAG AAGACCACCAGCTCAGCCTCTTCTGAGGCATCAGAACCCTGCCAGTCTGTCAGCGAGTGCAACTCTCCCGCTGCG GATTGGTCCAAAACGAGTACCTATGAGCCCTTATTGGCTACCACGCTGCAGCGAAGGAGAGAGTCATTGGACAGGATGAGGGAGCAGGAGGTTCCTTCCAGTCCTAAAGGGTTCTCTGGGATGCATCCAGACACCCCAGACACTCATAGGTCCATTCTAGCCCAAGCTGCCATAGCCACAGCCAAG cacAGCGGTGAGGCCATGTCCCCAGCAGCCAGTACACTAGCCATGGTGCTGATCCGGGGTCTCAGTGTAGAGCATCAAAAGAATAGCAGGgaatctctgcagtactccagtgGTTACAGCACCCAGACCAACACACCATCCTGTTCAGAGGACACCatcccctcacagg GGTCGGACTATGAGTGCTACTCTCTGAACGGGGATGCTGGCACCAGCAGGGAGGCTGACTTCGACAAGTCCTCCACTATCCCCCGCCACAGCAACATCGCACAGAACTACCGCCGCATGATCCAAACCAAGAGGCCTGCTAGCACCGCTGGGCTGCCGGCCGGAGTGAGCCCTCCTGGGGGTACGCATGGAGAGACTGCAGGGGGTGATGGAGGTCGTGGCGGGGGGCATGGAGCCATCACCTCTGGAACAGCCACCATCCGCCGAACCCCCTCCTCCAAAACGGGAGTGAGACGTACCCCTTCCACCTCGGGCCCCATCTCCATCCGCCCCCCCATCGTTCCAGTCAAGACCCCCACTGTGCCAGACTCTCCAAGCTACTCCCCTGGCTACTCCCTCAGCCCCACCCAAAAGCGCATGGGCAGTGATGAGTACCTGTATGCAGATGAGACTCCACCCAGTGCCCTGGAGTACATGAAGGTCTCCCCCAAGCTAACGAGTCTGCCTGACACCAGCACCTGGGGCTCCGAAGGGGGGCTGGAACGAAGCATCTATGCCCAGCAGCCCCCTAGCATGGCTGGCCTCAGCCCAGAGGAAGACTCCCAGCTGGCCGTCAACCGCCACAGCCTGGTGGAGAAGATAGGAGAGCTGGCGGCCAGTGCCCACGCCCTTGGTGAGGGTCAGTTCCCTTTCCCCCCTCTGGACCCTCTGCCAGTGAACCCAGTCGGGACAAACTCTGTACCCCAATACCCACAACACCTACCCCCCAAGCCCCAGGAGGGAGTGGACATGCTGGTGTCCATACGGAGGGGTGTGAGGCTTCGCAAGGCGGTCTCCAATGACAGATCAGCCCCTAGGATACTCCAGGATACTGCCGCAGCCTCCAGGATACTGCCATAG
- the LOC106561401 gene encoding protein MTSS 2 isoform X3, producing the protein MESVEKECGALGGLFQAIVNDMKSSYPVWEDFSAKATKLHSQLRTTVLAIVTFLDAFQKVADMATNSRVFLLSPGGTRDIGSALTRMCMRHRSIETKLRHFTNALMEGLVTPLQDRIEEWKKTAYLLDKDHAKEYKRSRQEIKRKSSDTMKLQKKARKGRGNLRPQLDSAMQDVNDLYLLMGETEKQAVRRALLEERGRYCSFINLLQPVVNGEIAMLGEITHLQAIVDDLTVLTEDPHKLPPASEQVIGDLKGSDYSWSYQTPPSSPSSAASRKSSMCSILQMPSSAAHRLSSVSSHDSGFMSQDANTHSKPLSPMPSVITSQKTTSSASSEASEPCQSVSECNSPAAFGSCSSFGTFRSTLSYTGSVRPLSSILPGSPTFNRSPGSNTPAPTSKVPSWKDWSKTSTYEPLLATTLQRRRESLDRMREQEVPSSPKGFSGMHPDTPDTHRSILAQAAIATAKHSGEAMSPAASTLAMVLIRGLSVEHQKNSRESLQYSSGYSTQTNTPSCSEDTIPSQGSDYECYSLNGDAGTSREADFDKSSTIPRHSNIAQNYRRMIQTKRPASTAGLPAGVSPPGGTHGETAGGDGGRGGGHGAITSGTATIRRTPSSKTGVRRTPSTSGPISIRPPIVPVKTPTVPDSPSYSPGYSLSPTQKRMGSDEYLYADETPPSALEYMKVSPKLTSLPDTSTWGSEGGLERSIYAQQPPSMAGLSPEEDSQLAVNRHSLVEKIGELAASAHALGEGQFPFPPLDPLPVNPVGTNSVPQYPQHLPPKPQEGVDMLVSIRRGVRLRKAVSNDRSAPRILQDTAAASRILP; encoded by the exons ATGGAGTCAGTGGAAAAGGAGTGTGGAGCGTTGGGTGGATTATTCCAAGCTATCGTCAACGACATGAAG AGTTCATATCCAGTGTGGGAAGACTTCAGTGCCAAGGCCACTAAACTACACTCCCAACTCAG GACTACAGTTCTGGCAATAGTGACATTTCTAGATGCCTTTCAGAAGGTGGCAGACATGGCGACCAACTCAAGAG tcttcctcctctctccaggtggCACCAGGGACATAGGTTCAGCTCTGACCAGGATGTGCATGAGACACCGCAGCATTGAGACTAAATTACGCCACTTCACCAA TGCTCTTATGGAAGGCCTAGTCACTCCTCTCCAGGATAGGATAGAGGAATGGAAGAAGACAGCTTACCTGCTGGACAAAGACCACGCCAAAG aaTACAAGCGGTCTCGTCAGGAGATAAAGAGGAAGTCCTCAGACACTATGAAGCTCCAAAAGAAAGCCAGGAAAG GCCGGGGGAACCTGCGTCCCCAGCTGGACAGTGCCATGCAGGACGTCAATGACCTCTACCTGCtgatgggggagacagagaagcaGGCAGTGCGCCGGGCCCTCCTGGAGGAGAGGGGGCGCTACTGTTCCTTCATCAACCTTCTGCAGCCTGTGGTG AATGGAGAGATAGCCATGCTGGGAGAGATCACTCACCTGCAGGCCATTGTTGATGACCTCACAGTGCTGACTGAAGACCCGCACAAACTGCCCCCGGCTAGTGAGCAG gtgATTGGGGACTTGAAGGGTTCAGACTACAGTTGGTCCTATCagacccctccctcctctcccagcagtgCTGCTTCCAGGAAGAGCAGTATGTGCAGTATCCTCCAGATGCCCAGCTCCGCTGCCCACCGCCTCAGCAGTGTCTCCTCCCACGACTCAGGGTTCATGTCTCAGGATGCCAACACCCATTCCAAGCCCCTCTCACCCATGCCCTCTGTCATCACCAGCCAG AAGACCACCAGCTCAGCCTCTTCTGAGGCATCAGAACCCTGCCAGTCTGTCAGCGAGTGCAACTCTCCCGCTGCG TTTGGCTCATGCTCATCCTTCGGTACCTTCCGCTCCACTCTCTCTTACACTGGCTCCGTCAGGCCTCTCTCTAGCATACTTCCTGGGTCCCCCACATTTAACCGCTCTCCTGGATCCAACACCCCCGCACCCACATCAAAAGTTCCTAGCTGGAAG GATTGGTCCAAAACGAGTACCTATGAGCCCTTATTGGCTACCACGCTGCAGCGAAGGAGAGAGTCATTGGACAGGATGAGGGAGCAGGAGGTTCCTTCCAGTCCTAAAGGGTTCTCTGGGATGCATCCAGACACCCCAGACACTCATAGGTCCATTCTAGCCCAAGCTGCCATAGCCACAGCCAAG cacAGCGGTGAGGCCATGTCCCCAGCAGCCAGTACACTAGCCATGGTGCTGATCCGGGGTCTCAGTGTAGAGCATCAAAAGAATAGCAGGgaatctctgcagtactccagtgGTTACAGCACCCAGACCAACACACCATCCTGTTCAGAGGACACCatcccctcacagg GGTCGGACTATGAGTGCTACTCTCTGAACGGGGATGCTGGCACCAGCAGGGAGGCTGACTTCGACAAGTCCTCCACTATCCCCCGCCACAGCAACATCGCACAGAACTACCGCCGCATGATCCAAACCAAGAGGCCTGCTAGCACCGCTGGGCTGCCGGCCGGAGTGAGCCCTCCTGGGGGTACGCATGGAGAGACTGCAGGGGGTGATGGAGGTCGTGGCGGGGGGCATGGAGCCATCACCTCTGGAACAGCCACCATCCGCCGAACCCCCTCCTCCAAAACGGGAGTGAGACGTACCCCTTCCACCTCGGGCCCCATCTCCATCCGCCCCCCCATCGTTCCAGTCAAGACCCCCACTGTGCCAGACTCTCCAAGCTACTCCCCTGGCTACTCCCTCAGCCCCACCCAAAAGCGCATGGGCAGTGATGAGTACCTGTATGCAGATGAGACTCCACCCAGTGCCCTGGAGTACATGAAGGTCTCCCCCAAGCTAACGAGTCTGCCTGACACCAGCACCTGGGGCTCCGAAGGGGGGCTGGAACGAAGCATCTATGCCCAGCAGCCCCCTAGCATGGCTGGCCTCAGCCCAGAGGAAGACTCCCAGCTGGCCGTCAACCGCCACAGCCTGGTGGAGAAGATAGGAGAGCTGGCGGCCAGTGCCCACGCCCTTGGTGAGGGTCAGTTCCCTTTCCCCCCTCTGGACCCTCTGCCAGTGAACCCAGTCGGGACAAACTCTGTACCCCAATACCCACAACACCTACCCCCCAAGCCCCAGGAGGGAGTGGACATGCTGGTGTCCATACGGAGGGGTGTGAGGCTTCGCAAGGCGGTCTCCAATGACAGATCAGCCCCTAGGATACTCCAGGATACTGCCGCAGCCTCCAGGATACTGCCATAG
- the LOC106561401 gene encoding protein MTSS 2 isoform X1: MESVEKECGALGGLFQAIVNDMKSSYPVWEDFSAKATKLHSQLRTTVLAIVTFLDAFQKVADMATNSRVFLLSPGGTRDIGSALTRMCMRHRSIETKLRHFTNALMEGLVTPLQDRIEEWKKTAYLLDKDHAKEYKRSRQEIKRKSSDTMKLQKKARKELLGRGNLRPQLDSAMQDVNDLYLLMGETEKQAVRRALLEERGRYCSFINLLQPVVNGEIAMLGEITHLQAIVDDLTVLTEDPHKLPPASEQVIGDLKGSDYSWSYQTPPSSPSSAASRKSSMCSILQMPSSAAHRLSSVSSHDSGFMSQDANTHSKPLSPMPSVITSQKTTSSASSEASEPCQSVSECNSPAAFGSCSSFGTFRSTLSYTGSVRPLSSILPGSPTFNRSPGSNTPAPTSKVPSWKDWSKTSTYEPLLATTLQRRRESLDRMREQEVPSSPKGFSGMHPDTPDTHRSILAQAAIATAKHSGEAMSPAASTLAMVLIRGLSVEHQKNSRESLQYSSGYSTQTNTPSCSEDTIPSQGSDYECYSLNGDAGTSREADFDKSSTIPRHSNIAQNYRRMIQTKRPASTAGLPAGVSPPGGTHGETAGGDGGRGGGHGAITSGTATIRRTPSSKTGVRRTPSTSGPISIRPPIVPVKTPTVPDSPSYSPGYSLSPTQKRMGSDEYLYADETPPSALEYMKVSPKLTSLPDTSTWGSEGGLERSIYAQQPPSMAGLSPEEDSQLAVNRHSLVEKIGELAASAHALGEGQFPFPPLDPLPVNPVGTNSVPQYPQHLPPKPQEGVDMLVSIRRGVRLRKAVSNDRSAPRILQDTAAASRILP, translated from the exons ATGGAGTCAGTGGAAAAGGAGTGTGGAGCGTTGGGTGGATTATTCCAAGCTATCGTCAACGACATGAAG AGTTCATATCCAGTGTGGGAAGACTTCAGTGCCAAGGCCACTAAACTACACTCCCAACTCAG GACTACAGTTCTGGCAATAGTGACATTTCTAGATGCCTTTCAGAAGGTGGCAGACATGGCGACCAACTCAAGAG tcttcctcctctctccaggtggCACCAGGGACATAGGTTCAGCTCTGACCAGGATGTGCATGAGACACCGCAGCATTGAGACTAAATTACGCCACTTCACCAA TGCTCTTATGGAAGGCCTAGTCACTCCTCTCCAGGATAGGATAGAGGAATGGAAGAAGACAGCTTACCTGCTGGACAAAGACCACGCCAAAG aaTACAAGCGGTCTCGTCAGGAGATAAAGAGGAAGTCCTCAGACACTATGAAGCTCCAAAAGAAAGCCAGGAAAG AGCTTTTAG GCCGGGGGAACCTGCGTCCCCAGCTGGACAGTGCCATGCAGGACGTCAATGACCTCTACCTGCtgatgggggagacagagaagcaGGCAGTGCGCCGGGCCCTCCTGGAGGAGAGGGGGCGCTACTGTTCCTTCATCAACCTTCTGCAGCCTGTGGTG AATGGAGAGATAGCCATGCTGGGAGAGATCACTCACCTGCAGGCCATTGTTGATGACCTCACAGTGCTGACTGAAGACCCGCACAAACTGCCCCCGGCTAGTGAGCAG gtgATTGGGGACTTGAAGGGTTCAGACTACAGTTGGTCCTATCagacccctccctcctctcccagcagtgCTGCTTCCAGGAAGAGCAGTATGTGCAGTATCCTCCAGATGCCCAGCTCCGCTGCCCACCGCCTCAGCAGTGTCTCCTCCCACGACTCAGGGTTCATGTCTCAGGATGCCAACACCCATTCCAAGCCCCTCTCACCCATGCCCTCTGTCATCACCAGCCAG AAGACCACCAGCTCAGCCTCTTCTGAGGCATCAGAACCCTGCCAGTCTGTCAGCGAGTGCAACTCTCCCGCTGCG TTTGGCTCATGCTCATCCTTCGGTACCTTCCGCTCCACTCTCTCTTACACTGGCTCCGTCAGGCCTCTCTCTAGCATACTTCCTGGGTCCCCCACATTTAACCGCTCTCCTGGATCCAACACCCCCGCACCCACATCAAAAGTTCCTAGCTGGAAG GATTGGTCCAAAACGAGTACCTATGAGCCCTTATTGGCTACCACGCTGCAGCGAAGGAGAGAGTCATTGGACAGGATGAGGGAGCAGGAGGTTCCTTCCAGTCCTAAAGGGTTCTCTGGGATGCATCCAGACACCCCAGACACTCATAGGTCCATTCTAGCCCAAGCTGCCATAGCCACAGCCAAG cacAGCGGTGAGGCCATGTCCCCAGCAGCCAGTACACTAGCCATGGTGCTGATCCGGGGTCTCAGTGTAGAGCATCAAAAGAATAGCAGGgaatctctgcagtactccagtgGTTACAGCACCCAGACCAACACACCATCCTGTTCAGAGGACACCatcccctcacagg GGTCGGACTATGAGTGCTACTCTCTGAACGGGGATGCTGGCACCAGCAGGGAGGCTGACTTCGACAAGTCCTCCACTATCCCCCGCCACAGCAACATCGCACAGAACTACCGCCGCATGATCCAAACCAAGAGGCCTGCTAGCACCGCTGGGCTGCCGGCCGGAGTGAGCCCTCCTGGGGGTACGCATGGAGAGACTGCAGGGGGTGATGGAGGTCGTGGCGGGGGGCATGGAGCCATCACCTCTGGAACAGCCACCATCCGCCGAACCCCCTCCTCCAAAACGGGAGTGAGACGTACCCCTTCCACCTCGGGCCCCATCTCCATCCGCCCCCCCATCGTTCCAGTCAAGACCCCCACTGTGCCAGACTCTCCAAGCTACTCCCCTGGCTACTCCCTCAGCCCCACCCAAAAGCGCATGGGCAGTGATGAGTACCTGTATGCAGATGAGACTCCACCCAGTGCCCTGGAGTACATGAAGGTCTCCCCCAAGCTAACGAGTCTGCCTGACACCAGCACCTGGGGCTCCGAAGGGGGGCTGGAACGAAGCATCTATGCCCAGCAGCCCCCTAGCATGGCTGGCCTCAGCCCAGAGGAAGACTCCCAGCTGGCCGTCAACCGCCACAGCCTGGTGGAGAAGATAGGAGAGCTGGCGGCCAGTGCCCACGCCCTTGGTGAGGGTCAGTTCCCTTTCCCCCCTCTGGACCCTCTGCCAGTGAACCCAGTCGGGACAAACTCTGTACCCCAATACCCACAACACCTACCCCCCAAGCCCCAGGAGGGAGTGGACATGCTGGTGTCCATACGGAGGGGTGTGAGGCTTCGCAAGGCGGTCTCCAATGACAGATCAGCCCCTAGGATACTCCAGGATACTGCCGCAGCCTCCAGGATACTGCCATAG